TCGATACGTGGGAAGGGGTCCTGACACGATGATCCTCGTCGTGGGCGACGTGCTGCGAACCGTCTCGATCAGGCTGCTGAAGTCCCTCTTCAGAACCTCCGTCTGCCGCAGCCTGGTGTCGTTCACCCCCGCGTGCAGGACGATCGCGCCGACGCTCTCGCCGTCCTTCAGGATCGCGGGTATCTGCGCAGAAACATCGAGAACGCGAGCACCAGGAAAACAGTGGGTGTGGACTTTACCTTTAGCTAAAGTAGCACGTACGTACCGGACAATGGAGTCTCCGACGATCACAGCGTCGCGTTCCGTCTCGCGGAGGGGAGCGAAGCGGTTCCGGGTGGAGATCTCGAAGACCGGAGGCGGCGGAGGGGGCGAGGTCCTCGGCCGGGGCCTGGCTCGCGTCTTCCGCTGCTGCTGCACCCAGGGTCCGTGGTGTCCCGGCGCCGGAGTGAAGGACATCTGGGAAGATCGCGTCCAGGGTGCACGGGAGCTTTTTAAGGCCTTTTCGTCTTTGCAAGTATCCATATCAAATGTCTCAGAGATGGTAAATGAATACATGATTAATGCCTGTTCCCAAAGACCCACATTACATGCATTCCGGCATTTTCATGGATGCATTAATCTTTTATCACACTGATATGATATAGTGTTATATCATTACATAATATTACTACTTAACCTGAATCACATAGCAAAAACTGAAGTTCATTTCTCTGTTAAACCCTCAAGACTAAAGCCCCACTCTGGTAGTAATTCAAATACTAGTGAGAACTTCCTGGTAAGTGTTTTTCTAAGAACGGCGATAAGACAATTGCATGGAATGTGGGCCTGTTCAATCAAGCACAAGCAATATTGTCACATGAAACTTTACAAAGGCTCGGATAGCATTTGAGCTCAGTGAAGAAGAACAAACATGTTCAAAAGcccatctcttttttttaatgaaaatgtattttaatgtacactgcaaaaataGTATTTGAAtagtaaatttaaatttttttagtcTGTTTGACCAgtttaaatatctaaaacagGATATATTTAGTAGTAAGATACTAGgccttgtttcttttttttttttttttgatagattgtatattaaatattagtctATTTTTGTCTTACTGCACCGGcagatttcttttttctttctttcatataaacataaataacaaGTAAATAATCTGCCGATTTGAATGAGTGTTATGAATTTTAATGAGTATTTTAGTCTGTTTGACCAgtttaaatatctaaaacagGATATATTTAGTAGTAAGATACTAGgtcttgtttcttgtttttttttttttgatgtatttgatagattgtatattaaatattagtctgttttgtCTTACTGCACTGGCAGTAAGTTATTCTTTCGTATaaacaggtaaataaagaaataatgagttttatgaatttttaattcattttaatgtgtattttagtCTGTCTAAAACAGGATATATTTAGTATTAAGATATTAGgtcttgtttctttttcttttttttgttttgtttttggatagATTTGATAGAtcgtatattaaatattagtctATTTTGTCTTACTGCAGTGGCAGATTTCTTTTTTCGTATAAACAGGTAAATAAGGAACTAATCTGCCAATTTTAATGagttttatgaagttttaatgAACTTTAATTAGTAGTTTAGTCTATTTGACCAgtttaaatatctaaaacagGATACATTTAGTATTAAGATattgtttcttgtttgtttttttgttttgttttttggataggtgtatattaaatattggtCTGTTTTGTCTTACTGCactggcagattttttttttcttttttcatttaaacatgtaaataataaagaaataatctgccagtgcaatgaaactaaatacacttatactgttcaaaagtttagggccagtaagattttttttttttatgtgtaccatggctgcatttttttaaaatcaaaaatgtagtaatataatgtaataataacaatttagaagagttgttttctgttttacttaactgtgttaaaatataaGTTATTCCTGTAAAGGCAAAGCTTTATTTTCAGCAGCGAATTATATTCAAGAAATactgattcatttatttttttaggattagattttttaagaaatttcatCAACagatagatttttttctcttcatttgtcacttttggtcaatttaatgttttcctgctttcaaaaaaaattagataCAATGTATAAAAAGACGTAATATTGTTtcgaaatatatttttattggaaagaaaaaaagacttatTAAAGTAATTTGCAGTGTACATTGAAATACCGCAActagttttaacattttagtcagtattttttttcccctgtttaGCTTATTTTCAATCATCAGTTCTTTATGCAGTGTCTCTGTAATGATCATTCGTTGAATGTATTTctattcttttttgttttgttttaaatgatgaaTAGGTGTCACCGCACTGCAAAAGGTCTTGTTTCTGAATCACCTTTTCAAAAACACCTTGCTGCTTAAAGCTCAGAGGTGCTCTGAACACGTTCACTTCATTACTCTTGGCATCAGATCATCTTGTTTTTGAACTGTTGTAAAGCACAGTTTTTTCCTCTAACTCCTCTGCCACACTATTTACTAGTCTTTTGCGGGTCAACCCAAATGCTTGCGCTATTTCAATTAAAGTTAATTCAAATGCAGCCTCACCGCCCCGCTGATTGAGAACAGTTGTTGTTCACAGTTTTCTGAAAGGTGACATTATTAAGCTTCCAGAAGCGTTAAACTTTTGGCTTCAGGAGGTCTGGCAACTTGCCCTTGTGAGTTTTGCTTTTTATCTGTCTCCTGcatcttttctctttttccttttcctttgaGTGTCAACGTTTTTTGGCTTGTGTACCTCATTATTTCATAGGTTTGTTTAGGTTGGAGTGGGACGTGGGTGTGCTTTCTGCGCTGATATCACTCCAGTGCGCTTGACTTGTTCACAGAAGAGATCAGTCCTCTGGTTAAAGGCTCTTTTTTCCCTCCTCACTCTGCAGGTTTGGCTCTTGGGAAATGCTATCAGAGACTCAAGTCACTGAACCCAAAGCGCCAACTGTGTAGCCTGATTCATGCGAAACCTCAATGATGTTTCATTTTCAAACACAGCGATCACATTCAGCTAATGGAGGGCCACGCCGTTCCCAGCACCCGCTGAGACAACCGTAAGGTGACGAGGCAAAACAAAGTATCAGTGATTGTGTACATGACCTTTGAACTTCAACTGAGCAACAAGGTTTTGAGAAATTACTGCAAAAAGGTGTGTGAAATTTTACAGGATGTCTTTAAATCGATGCTTTACGACGCTATACCATGTTTTACAGCTTTGGCTCATTTAGGCCAGGGAAAATTCACTAAACTACCACCCCTTTCGCATGTGGTATATCAGCACAAAACCCTGCATCTTATGCACTAACCACTACATATAAAACTGAGTTATAAAGTTTCATTGTGTCAAAATTCAACTTCATATCTTATAATGAGATGTTACATCTCCCAATGTGATTTTACGTCTCACAATGTAACTACATCGCACTTTTATGTCAGAAtgtaactttatatctcataatgtgACTTCTTATCTTACAAAGTAACTTTATATCCCATAATGTGACTTTGTATCTTACAATGCGACTtgatattttacagtgcaactttgtatctcgcaataTGTTAACTTGCAATTACAACTTTCTcatagttttgactttatatctcacaataactttatttcttttaatgtaaatgtgaattctttaacatgcaattacaactttgtttctcacagttgcaactttatatctcacaatcaaACTGTTTATCTCACATCGTGAATTTATCTCTCACaatattatactgtatgtaaCTGTTATGTAACGTTATCTCataatttgactttatatcttgcaatgtAACTTTATATTAGACAATGTAACTATATCTTTTGAGGTGATTAttttaacttgcagttgcaacaatcatagttttgttttatatctttatatcttacagtgtGACTAACATCTaaactgagatataaattcatgtttttacaCTTATGAGTCAAAATGTaactttatgtctcacaatgGGACTTGTCTCGCAAAATGACTTTAACTTGCAATTACAACTTTGTTTCTTGTTGTTGCgactttatatcccacaataacttcatatctcacaatgtaACTATTAAAAAGTAACTTGATATctcaaaacataaatattaattctttATCCTTTATCAAGCAATTTCAACGGTTTCTCAtagttgcaactttatatcttacTATGTAACTTAATGTCTCAcagtgtgactttatatctcacagtgtaACTTTATTTGACACAATGTAACTATATCTTGCGATGTAACTATCTTAcagtgtgactttataacttataaACTGAGATATAAATTGTGAGTAAATTTTGTAAGACATAATATAACTTTATTTCCTATAATGGGATGTAACATCTCCCAAGgtgatttttatatatcataATGTAATTGTCTTAGTGTGAATTTATACGTCACAGTGtcactttatatctcataatgtgACTTCATTGTCATTTGTTTCTCACAGctgcaattttatatcttactatgactttttatttcacattgtgaatttttatctcacaatataACCTTATATCCTACAATGTAACGTTATCTCAtactttgactttatatctcacagtgtaACTTTATATTGCACAATGTAACTATATCTCGCAATGTAACTACCTTGTATATCTTTTGATGTGATTAttttaacttgcagttgcaacaGTCAGTTGagactttatatcttacaatgtGACTGTATGCCTTAAGAACTGAGATGTAAATTCTCATTGTTACACTGCGAGtcaaaatgtaactttattttttacagtgggATGTTGCATCTTCCAGTGTAATTTTAGGTCTTCATACAGTATCTTACAAAGTAACGTTATATCctataatgtgacactgaagcttACAATGTAACTTTATACTTAACAATgtaactttatatcttgcaaaatGACTTTGACTTATTACAACTTTGTTTCTCATTGTT
Above is a window of Labeo rohita strain BAU-BD-2019 chromosome 23, IGBB_LRoh.1.0, whole genome shotgun sequence DNA encoding:
- the LOC127155004 gene encoding uncharacterized protein LOC127155004 isoform X2; the protein is MAKTTFDMDTCKDEKALKSSRAPWTRSSQMSFTPAPGHHGPWVQQQRKTRARPRPRTSPPPPPPVFEISTRNRFAPLRETERDAVIVGDSIVRYVRATLAKGKVHTHCFPGARVLDVSAQIPAILKDGESVGAIVLHAGVNDTRLRQTEVLKRDFSSLIETVRSTSPTTRIIVSGPLPTYRRGHERFSRLLALNEWLLTWCKEQKLLFVNNWNLFWERPRLFRADGLHPSRVGAELLSDNISRTLRSI
- the LOC127155004 gene encoding uncharacterized protein LOC127155004 isoform X1, translated to MYSFTISETFDMDTCKDEKALKSSRAPWTRSSQMSFTPAPGHHGPWVQQQRKTRARPRPRTSPPPPPPVFEISTRNRFAPLRETERDAVIVGDSIVRYVRATLAKGKVHTHCFPGARVLDVSAQIPAILKDGESVGAIVLHAGVNDTRLRQTEVLKRDFSSLIETVRSTSPTTRIIVSGPLPTYRRGHERFSRLLALNEWLLTWCKEQKLLFVNNWNLFWERPRLFRADGLHPSRVGAELLSDNISRTLRSI